A genomic segment from Halorubrum depositum encodes:
- a CDS encoding proton-conducting transporter transmembrane domain-containing protein, protein MTDVLLPLAIAVPIVAATLPIALGLWFDDVGWPIAAVATTTVVGIAAAIAAEVAIGGQFDHAVGTYQPPIGIELVADPLSAAVLALIAVVSLATLVFSRVAGPRGNPFYSAYLLLVGGLSGMALTGDLFNMFVFLEIVGITTYALIAADRSGASAYASLKYLVVGTVGASLYLVGVGYAFLATGTLNMVDMREQILAQAGYGDPLIQASYALIVAGLALKIALFPVHTWQPDAYQRAPDAVTAVVAALVSTTSAYALIRVTYTVFTVDFLAANDAITTAMLVVSGASILAGSVLAAMQSDLKRMFAYSSVAQFGMIGAAIALANETALLGGIVHLIGHGLLKFGLFLGVGTLALGYGVRRIEDAASAAREAPFTAGAIAVLGLGLVGIPPSVGFLGKWYIGVGAVESSMAGAGPAGIGIAAVIFVSTLFTLSYVARLIERFYFAGVGLPGGHGDEAATGHGDDRPGGHGDDAAGVAADGGAESGDDETSAGGTPVAPVEGAPRPSLVPDRVPPASLAVLLVTTLVTVSLGFAGFALAEWFGPFLTEVFA, encoded by the coding sequence ATGACTGACGTGCTCCTCCCGCTGGCGATCGCGGTTCCGATCGTGGCGGCCACCCTGCCGATCGCGCTCGGCCTGTGGTTCGACGACGTCGGCTGGCCGATCGCGGCGGTCGCGACCACCACGGTTGTCGGTATCGCGGCCGCGATCGCCGCCGAAGTCGCGATCGGCGGCCAGTTCGACCACGCGGTCGGCACCTACCAGCCGCCGATCGGGATCGAGCTCGTGGCCGACCCGCTGTCGGCCGCGGTGCTCGCGCTGATCGCGGTCGTCTCGCTCGCGACGCTCGTCTTTTCGCGGGTGGCGGGCCCGCGCGGGAACCCCTTCTACAGCGCCTATCTCCTCCTGGTCGGCGGGCTCTCGGGGATGGCGCTCACCGGCGACCTGTTCAACATGTTCGTCTTCCTCGAGATCGTCGGGATCACGACGTACGCGCTCATCGCGGCCGACCGCTCGGGCGCGAGCGCGTACGCCTCGCTGAAGTACCTCGTCGTCGGGACGGTCGGCGCCTCGCTATACCTCGTCGGCGTGGGCTACGCCTTCCTCGCGACCGGGACGCTGAACATGGTCGATATGCGCGAGCAGATCCTCGCGCAGGCGGGGTACGGCGACCCGCTGATTCAGGCGAGCTACGCGCTGATCGTCGCCGGGCTCGCGCTGAAGATAGCCCTGTTCCCGGTCCACACCTGGCAGCCCGACGCCTACCAGCGCGCGCCGGACGCCGTCACGGCGGTCGTGGCGGCGCTCGTGTCGACGACGAGCGCGTACGCGCTGATCCGGGTGACGTACACCGTATTCACCGTCGACTTCCTCGCCGCGAACGACGCTATCACGACGGCGATGCTCGTCGTCTCCGGCGCGTCGATCCTCGCCGGCTCGGTGCTCGCCGCGATGCAGTCGGACCTCAAGCGCATGTTCGCCTACTCCTCGGTCGCGCAGTTCGGGATGATCGGGGCCGCGATCGCGTTGGCGAACGAGACCGCGCTGCTCGGCGGGATCGTCCACCTGATCGGTCACGGCCTGCTCAAGTTCGGGCTGTTCCTCGGCGTCGGCACCCTCGCGCTCGGCTACGGCGTCCGGCGGATCGAGGACGCCGCGAGCGCCGCGCGCGAGGCGCCGTTCACGGCCGGAGCGATCGCCGTCCTCGGCCTCGGGCTGGTCGGGATCCCGCCGTCGGTCGGCTTCCTCGGGAAGTGGTACATCGGCGTCGGCGCCGTCGAGTCCAGCATGGCCGGCGCCGGGCCGGCCGGGATCGGGATCGCCGCCGTGATCTTCGTCAGCACCCTGTTCACGCTGTCGTACGTCGCGCGGCTGATCGAGCGGTTCTACTTCGCCGGTGTCGGGCTCCCGGGCGGCCACGGCGACGAGGCGGCGACCGGTCACGGCGACGATCGGCCCGGCGGTCACGGTGACGACGCCGCCGGCGTCGCCGCCGACGGCGGGGCCGAATCGGGTGACGACGAGACGTCGGCCGGTGGGACCCCCGTCGCGCCCGTCGAGGGCGCGCCGCGGCCCTCGCTGGTGCCCGACCGAGTCCCGCCGGCGTCGCTGGCGGTGCTCCTCGTCACGACGCTCGTCACGGTCTCGCTCGGCTTCGCCGGCTTCGCGCTGGCCGAGTGGTTCGGTCCGTTCCTCACGGAGGTGTTCGCATGA
- a CDS encoding cation:proton antiporter subunit C — protein sequence MTGLVLAVTSAGSTLAAAGPAVASTGVDAAVASAGAFEIFTTRHAYLTFALLLCVGLYMMIANPNLVKKIIGLNLFQTAIFLLFIASAYVEGGAIPILHSGEAATETFVSPLPHVIVLTAIVVGVSLTAVGLALCIRIYDEYGTLRTDTLRELMRDEGSLPAGPTTDGDDSATDGGATDD from the coding sequence ATGACGGGGCTCGTGCTCGCCGTCACGAGCGCGGGGTCCACCCTCGCGGCCGCGGGACCCGCCGTCGCGTCAACCGGCGTCGACGCAGCCGTCGCGTCCGCGGGCGCGTTCGAGATATTCACGACGCGTCACGCCTACCTCACGTTCGCGCTGCTGCTCTGCGTCGGACTCTACATGATGATAGCCAACCCCAACCTCGTGAAGAAGATCATCGGCCTCAACCTGTTCCAGACGGCGATATTCCTGCTGTTCATCGCCTCGGCGTACGTCGAGGGCGGCGCGATCCCGATCCTTCACTCCGGCGAGGCGGCGACGGAGACGTTCGTCAGTCCGCTCCCGCACGTGATCGTGCTCACCGCCATCGTCGTCGGCGTGAGCCTCACGGCCGTGGGGCTCGCGCTCTGCATCCGGATCTACGACGAGTACGGGACGCTCCGCACCGACACGCTCCGCGAGCTGATGCGGGACGAGGGGTCGCTCCCCGCCGGCCCGACGACGGATGGAGACGACTCCGCGACCGACGGGGGTGCGACCGATGACTGA
- a CDS encoding MnhB domain-containing protein has translation MSDARPEDETARGAVDDPDETGVDGTAGGVDEGDADDVPPHRAVPRSGRLDSEQRQGTPYTESQVIMPTVKIVAPFAFTYGLFITFHGAGSPGGGFQGGAIMAAVVFMIAFAFGIEATRDWLANTVVVALAVGGALAFAGIGLIPVARGGAFLQYDLLPIPVKYGLESVEIFGIAAIVSGVLMGLFFLLANGFDSDGSGFGDTGSVEDDADEDADRPDAPEPDRAAAADGGER, from the coding sequence ATGAGCGACGCTCGCCCCGAGGACGAGACCGCCCGCGGCGCCGTCGACGACCCCGACGAGACGGGGGTAGACGGCACCGCGGGAGGAGTCGACGAGGGCGACGCGGACGACGTGCCGCCCCACCGAGCCGTCCCCCGGTCCGGACGGCTCGACTCCGAGCAGCGCCAGGGAACGCCGTACACGGAGAGCCAGGTGATCATGCCGACGGTGAAGATCGTGGCGCCGTTCGCGTTCACCTACGGGCTGTTCATCACCTTCCACGGCGCCGGATCGCCCGGCGGCGGGTTCCAGGGCGGTGCGATCATGGCCGCCGTCGTGTTCATGATCGCGTTCGCGTTCGGGATCGAGGCGACCCGCGACTGGCTCGCCAACACCGTCGTCGTCGCGCTCGCGGTCGGCGGCGCGCTGGCGTTCGCGGGCATCGGGCTGATCCCGGTCGCTCGCGGCGGCGCGTTCCTCCAGTACGACCTGCTGCCGATACCGGTGAAGTACGGGTTAGAGAGCGTCGAGATATTCGGCATCGCGGCCATCGTGAGCGGCGTGCTCATGGGACTGTTCTTCCTGCTCGCGAACGGGTTCGACTCGGACGGGAGCGGGTTCGGCGACACCGGCTCCGTCGAGGACGACGCCGACGAAGACGCCGACCGGCCCGACGCGCCGGAGCCGGACCGCGCCGCGGCCGCCGACGGAGGTGAGCGATGA
- a CDS encoding DUF4040 domain-containing protein — protein sequence MTGTTLAAPVVAQITAVEGSLLAFVVLTALATALARDVLAAVIVFGAYSLGMAALYTFYRAPDVALTEAAISAGVTTVLLLLTLAKTTRIDHDVAFESVNLPAVGAVGLLFGGLLLTMGDVPAVGSPDAPVWSNPEVSQWYLRESYTQTGVENTVMAVLAAFRGFDTFGEAVVVFAGGIAALIVLHREVFA from the coding sequence ATGACGGGGACCACGCTCGCCGCGCCCGTCGTCGCCCAGATCACCGCCGTGGAGGGGAGTCTGCTCGCGTTCGTCGTGTTGACCGCGCTGGCGACGGCGCTGGCGCGCGACGTGCTCGCGGCGGTCATCGTCTTCGGCGCGTACAGCCTCGGGATGGCCGCGCTGTACACGTTCTACCGCGCGCCGGACGTCGCGCTGACGGAGGCGGCGATCTCCGCCGGCGTGACCACCGTCCTGCTCCTGTTGACCCTCGCGAAGACGACCCGGATCGACCACGACGTCGCCTTCGAGTCGGTGAATCTCCCGGCCGTCGGCGCGGTCGGGCTGCTGTTCGGCGGGCTCCTGCTCACGATGGGCGACGTGCCGGCGGTCGGTTCGCCGGACGCGCCTGTCTGGTCGAACCCGGAGGTGAGCCAGTGGTACCTCCGCGAGTCGTACACACAGACCGGCGTCGAGAACACGGTGATGGCGGTGTTGGCGGCGTTCCGTGGATTCGACACCTTCGGCGAGGCGGTCGTCGTCTTCGCCGGCGGGATCGCGGCGCTCATCGTCCTCCATCGGGAGGTGTTCGCATGA
- the mnhG gene encoding monovalent cation/H(+) antiporter subunit G — METLGALGTVRVALIVAFTLLGLFFSFVSMVGVLRLPDVYSRAHTASQADTLGAGFGLAAVALTVGWEGAGFKTVLLLFFIFVTNPTAAHAIARAAFEEGIVPWTEGDDRR, encoded by the coding sequence ATCGAGACGCTCGGAGCGCTCGGGACGGTCCGCGTCGCGCTGATCGTCGCGTTCACCCTGCTCGGACTGTTCTTTAGCTTCGTCTCGATGGTCGGCGTGCTCCGACTGCCCGACGTGTACTCCCGGGCGCACACCGCCTCGCAGGCGGACACGCTCGGCGCCGGGTTCGGCCTCGCCGCCGTGGCGCTGACGGTCGGCTGGGAGGGCGCCGGTTTCAAGACGGTGCTGCTGCTGTTCTTCATCTTCGTGACGAATCCGACGGCCGCCCACGCGATCGCCCGGGCCGCCTTCGAAGAGGGGATCGTCCCGTGGACCGAGGGGGATGATCGGCGATGA
- a CDS encoding cation:proton antiporter codes for MTLVDATVAAGYTVGDFLLLAAAGFAVLAIGMLYRAVKGPTMQDRVLAVNVLGTNTVVILAILAAALSEPTFLDIALVYALLNFLMAIAISKFTVERGGVL; via the coding sequence GTGACGCTCGTCGACGCCACGGTCGCCGCCGGCTACACGGTCGGCGACTTCCTGCTCCTCGCGGCCGCCGGGTTCGCCGTGCTCGCGATCGGGATGTTATACCGGGCCGTGAAGGGCCCGACGATGCAGGACCGGGTGCTGGCGGTGAACGTCCTCGGGACGAACACCGTCGTCATCCTCGCGATCCTAGCCGCGGCACTGTCGGAGCCGACTTTCCTCGACATCGCCTTGGTGTACGCGCTGTTGAACTTCCTGATGGCGATCGCCATCTCGAAGTTCACGGTCGAGCGGGGTGGTGTGCTGTGA
- a CDS encoding monovalent cation/H+ antiporter subunit E: protein MWWVTDADDADGAVTDDAGSEPRSTVVVPVEPSPTLRATVAHVVEAAVEGEFSAIHFVEIASWRDGDPGSDDRTEEAQRVLERVVAWAEADLDDADGDAGDDVAVASALIGDDEYLFGPDDYVGVLAEYAEEHGADTVVLDPEYTPVGNTTLLQPLEFALSNTALTVRTAPVGRPTRPERLRSEATGVRFAAMFGLSLAFYFVLGDPLYWFDWATGVATAAIVSITLSRISFDADPAIPRTPMRLVRGAIYIPVLLYEILVANLVVARVILDPRLPIDPTLNRVRVIVGSGLPLMTLANSITLTPGTLTVRARDSDLYVHSLLPWAREGLFDGSLERWTRFVYYGRSAARLPTPREREDYAILQGPDATEELPIAATDGGAADGGAESETARDGEPAAEEGVTDA, encoded by the coding sequence GTGTGGTGGGTGACTGACGCCGACGACGCCGACGGGGCCGTCACGGACGACGCCGGCTCGGAGCCGCGATCGACGGTCGTCGTCCCCGTCGAGCCGTCGCCGACCCTCCGAGCGACGGTCGCGCACGTCGTCGAGGCCGCGGTCGAGGGCGAGTTCTCCGCGATCCACTTCGTGGAGATCGCCTCGTGGCGCGACGGCGACCCGGGCTCCGACGACCGCACCGAAGAGGCTCAACGCGTCCTCGAGCGGGTTGTCGCGTGGGCGGAGGCGGACCTCGACGACGCCGACGGCGACGCCGGCGACGACGTGGCGGTCGCCTCGGCGCTGATCGGCGACGACGAGTACCTGTTCGGCCCGGACGACTACGTCGGGGTGCTCGCCGAGTACGCCGAGGAGCACGGCGCCGACACCGTGGTGCTCGACCCCGAGTACACGCCGGTCGGCAACACGACGCTGCTCCAGCCGCTGGAGTTCGCGCTCTCGAACACCGCGCTGACCGTCCGCACAGCGCCGGTGGGGCGACCGACCCGGCCGGAGCGGCTCCGGAGCGAGGCGACGGGCGTGCGGTTCGCGGCGATGTTCGGGCTCTCGCTCGCGTTCTACTTCGTGCTCGGCGACCCCCTCTACTGGTTCGACTGGGCGACGGGCGTCGCGACCGCCGCGATCGTCTCGATCACGCTCTCGCGGATCAGCTTCGACGCCGACCCGGCGATCCCGCGGACGCCCATGCGGCTGGTCCGCGGCGCGATCTACATTCCCGTCCTGCTGTACGAGATCCTCGTGGCGAACCTCGTGGTCGCCCGCGTGATCTTGGACCCGCGGCTCCCGATCGATCCGACGCTGAACCGCGTCCGCGTGATCGTCGGCAGCGGGCTCCCGCTGATGACGCTCGCGAACTCGATCACGCTGACGCCCGGGACGCTGACGGTCCGCGCCCGCGACAGCGACCTGTACGTCCACTCGCTGCTCCCGTGGGCCCGCGAGGGACTGTTCGACGGCTCGCTGGAGCGGTGGACGCGCTTCGTCTACTACGGGCGCTCTGCGGCTCGCCTGCCGACCCCGCGCGAGCGAGAAGACTACGCGATCCTGCAGGGCCCAGACGCGACCGAGGAGCTCCCCATCGCCGCCACGGACGGCGGGGCGGCCGACGGCGGTGCGGAGTCGGAAACGGCTAGAGACGGCGAGCCCGCCGCCGAGGAGGGGGTGACCGACGCGTGA
- the coaBC gene encoding bifunctional phosphopantothenoylcysteine decarboxylase/phosphopantothenate--cysteine ligase CoaBC gives MLQGVNVALGVSGSIAAVKVVELAHELRRQGASVRAVMSPAATNIVHPWAVDFATDEPVVTEITGDVEHVELCGRDGWADVLLLAPATANTAGKVAAAIDDTPVTTCATTALGADVPVVMAPAMHEPMYDHPGVLEALDRLEAWGVAFADPRVEEGKAKIAAEAEIVTEVARATTPHSLAGAHVVVTAGATKERIDPIRILTNRASGKTGRAVARALYVRGAKVTLVQDGPDVPYADVVAVETADEMMRACRRTAATADALVSAAAISDFTADAVDEKIRSGSPLSVDLRPTPKLIDSVREAYPDLPIVGFKAETSGDDAAMVAEAERIRDRVDLAFVVANDASVMGDDETRVLLVGGEGTEPEEAVGSKDAVAGRIADRLAVALGRETGA, from the coding sequence ATGCTACAGGGGGTCAACGTCGCGCTCGGCGTCTCGGGGAGCATCGCGGCGGTGAAGGTCGTCGAACTCGCCCACGAGCTCCGCCGCCAGGGCGCGAGCGTGCGCGCCGTCATGTCCCCGGCGGCGACGAACATCGTCCACCCGTGGGCGGTCGACTTCGCGACGGACGAGCCCGTCGTCACCGAGATCACCGGCGACGTCGAACACGTGGAGCTGTGCGGCCGCGACGGGTGGGCCGACGTGCTCCTGCTCGCGCCCGCGACCGCCAACACCGCCGGGAAGGTCGCCGCCGCGATCGACGACACGCCCGTGACCACCTGCGCGACGACCGCGCTCGGCGCGGACGTGCCGGTCGTGATGGCGCCCGCCATGCACGAGCCGATGTACGACCACCCGGGCGTGCTGGAGGCGCTCGACCGGCTGGAGGCGTGGGGCGTGGCGTTCGCGGACCCCCGGGTCGAGGAGGGGAAGGCGAAGATCGCCGCCGAGGCCGAGATCGTCACCGAGGTCGCCCGCGCGACGACTCCCCACTCGCTGGCGGGCGCGCACGTCGTCGTCACGGCGGGCGCGACGAAGGAGCGCATCGATCCGATCCGGATCTTGACGAACCGGGCGTCGGGGAAGACGGGGCGAGCGGTCGCCCGCGCGCTCTACGTCCGCGGCGCGAAGGTGACGCTCGTACAGGACGGGCCGGACGTCCCCTACGCCGACGTCGTCGCCGTCGAGACCGCCGACGAGATGATGCGGGCGTGTCGGCGGACGGCGGCCACGGCGGACGCGCTGGTGTCGGCGGCGGCCATCTCCGATTTCACCGCCGACGCGGTCGACGAGAAGATCCGGTCGGGGTCGCCGCTCTCCGTCGACCTCCGCCCCACGCCGAAGCTTATCGACTCGGTGCGGGAGGCGTACCCGGACCTGCCGATCGTCGGGTTCAAGGCCGAGACGTCGGGAGACGACGCCGCGATGGTCGCGGAGGCCGAGCGGATCCGCGACCGCGTCGACCTCGCGTTCGTCGTCGCCAACGACGCGAGCGTGATGGGCGACGACGAGACGCGCGTCCTCCTCGTCGGTGGCGAGGGGACCGAGCCGGAGGAGGCGGTCGGCTCGAAGGACGCCGTCGCCGGCCGGATCGCCGACCGCCTCGCGGTCGCGCTCGGACGGGAGACGGGGGCGTAG